CGCATCTGCACTAAAGCCCATTCCGCCAAAAATCTGAATTCCTTCATCGGCACAGTGTTGTATATCTTCAGAACAGGCGACTTTAAGAATGGAACATTCAATGGCGTATTCCTCAACGCCTTTCAATTCCGCTTCCTGGTGCGAGTTACCGTCCTGCATGCGCAGGTGGATACGGTCTTCAATATTTTTTGCAGCACGGTAAGATGCGCTTTCACCGGCATACGCCGCTGTAGCCATTTCGGCCAACTTTAATTTGATCGCTCCAAACTGGGCTATGGGTGTTTTAAATTGAATGCGTTCGTTTGCATATTTTACGCCGTACGTTGTCACCCGGCGCTGTGCGTCAAGACAGGCGGCAGCCAACTTTATACGCCCTATATTTAAAGCGTTCATGGCGATTTTAAAACCTTCACCGCGACCGGCAAGCATATTCTCAACAGGCACTACGGTATCGTTAAAAAACACCTGACGGGTAGAGGAGGCGTGAATACCGAGTTTTTTCTCTTCTTCACCCATAGAAATACCGTTATTCTTATCATTTTCTACGATAAAACCGGTAATATTTTTGTCGTCTTCTATACGGGTAAAAACAATAAACAAATTGCAGAAACCGGCGTTTGAAATCCACATTTTCTGTCCGTTGATCTTGTACGATTTACCATCTTCACTTACAACCGCTTTCGTTTTTCCACTATTGGCATCAGAACCTGCGCCTGGTTCGGTCAGTGCATAGGCACCAAACCATTCTCCAGTGGCTAATTTTGGAACATATTTCTTCTTTTGTTCCTCATTTCCGTAAAGGGTAATGGGCATGGTACCAATTCCCGTATGGGCCCCAAAAGCGGTTGCGATAGAACCCGTTGCGCCAGAAATATAATCGCAAACTAACATGGTCGAAACAAATCCCATTCCCAGGCCATCGTATTCTTCAGGGACGGAAACACCGAGGAAACCCAGTTCGCCAGCTTTGCGCATAACCTCTTCGGTAAGGGCGTAATCTTTATGCTCAAATCGTTCTTTATGGGGAACGATCTCCCGGTCAACAAATTCCTGAACCGATTCTTTCATCATTTGCTGCTCCTCGTTGAAATCTTCTGGAGTGAAGACGTCCTCACATGCCGTTTCTTTTACTAAAAATTGTCCGCCACGAAGTATATCTTTTTTATCTAGTGTTTCCATGTTTTGATTTTTTTGAAAAGAGAATAAAGAGAAAAGAGGAAAGATTCAATTACTTAATTTATTTTGAAAACCCATGGTCATTTTCTGCCATTCTGCAATCAGTGATTCTATTTTTTTTAATTGTTCTGTATTAATATATTCTTTGTGCGCTGCGATTAATAATTGAGTACCCAATTCAAAGGAGGATCCAAGAGAATAATTCAGAAAGACTTTAAAGGATTTATTAGAATGTGCTGAACCCTCGGCAATATTACTTGGAATCGAAATTGCATATCTACTTATTTAAGATGTCAAATCGAAACGCTCATGCTTCGGAAAGGTTTTTACAAAATCTGAAATATCATAAGCAATTGCCAATCCCAGAGACCAAATTTTTAAATTCTTATAATTGTGTCTCCGGTTTTCCATTCCTAATTTTTCTTATCTCTTTGTTCTATTCTCTTTTGTCTTATTTTGTTCAAAATAATTTTATGTGAGAAACTCATAAACCCCGGCAGCGCCCTGACCTGTACCTACACACATGGTCACCATACCGTATTTACCCTGCATATTGCGTTTACGCATCTCATCAAATAATTGCACCGAAAGTTTACCGCCGGTACAACCCAATGGATGCCCCAGGGCAATTGCTCCTCCGTTTACATTGACGATATCAGAATTGAGTCCGGCTTCACGGATGACCGCCAGTGACTGACTTGCAAAAGCTTCGTTGAGTTCAAAAAGTTCAATATCTTGCAGTTTTACATCGGCTTGTTTCAGCGCTTTCGGAATCGCTTTAACCGGACCTATACCCATAATCCTTGGTTCTACGCCCACGGGTGCAAAATTTACCAATCGCGCAATAGGTTCCAAATTGAGCTCTTTCATCATTTTCTCGCTCATGATCAGCGTAAACGCTGCTCCATCACTCATTTGCGAGGAATTTCCAGCAGTTACAGTTCCGCCTTCGGCAAAAACGGGACGAAGCTTCCCTAGAACTTCTAAGCTTGTGTCTTTCCGCGGTCCTTCATCTTTATTGACCGTGTAGGTTCTTGTTTCTTTTTTACCGGCACCGTTCACAAACGTTTCATGCACCTCTATGGGAACGATCTGATCCTGAAAGCGATTTTCGGCTTGTGCTTTTAGTGCTTTTTGATGAGAATTGTATGCAAATTCATCCTGATCTTCCCGGCTCACATGAAACTGTTTAGCGACAGCTTCTGCGGTGAGGCCCATATTCCAGTAGTAATCTTCATGACCTTCTTTAGCCAGTTTATAGTCGGGCACGGGTTTATAACCACCCATGGGAATATAACTCATGCTTTCTGCACCACCGGCAATAATACATTCTGCCATACCTGCCTGAATCTTGGCCGAAGCCATTGCGATGGTTTCAATACCAGAGGCGCAATAGCGGTTAACCGTTACTCCTGGAACATCTTCGATCTTAAGTCCCATTAAGGAAATCAACCTACCCATATTAAGTCCTTGTTCCGCTTCTGGCATGGCGTTGCCCACCATAACATCATCAATACGCTTTTTATCCAGTTGTGGAATATCTTTAAGCAAATATTCTATAGTCTCGGCCGCAAGTTCATCAGGACGTTTAAATCTAAATAATCCCCGGGGAGCTTTGCCCACGGCAGTACGGTATGCTTTTACTATATATGCTGTTTTCATGATTATTTTAAATTATGAGTTAGGACGATTTGACGTAGGATTTAAGACTTTTGAAGACTTTCCATGAAACGTGTAATCATCCCTTGAATTAATTGGATTTTATTTTCAAGATTTCCAAAAGTTTCTTTTGAGATATAATCAATTTCATAAGCTATAATTAATTGTGTTTCCCATTAAAAGGCAGAGCCTAAAGCGGTTTCAAAAAAACACAAAAGTGTTTATTTGTATTTTTACTGGTGCCTTCAGCAATATTAGAGGGAACGGATACTGGCAAGCGTTGAATTTGGCTAATTAGTGAATATGTTTCAGATTTCGGGAAACTTTTGGTAATTATATAAGTTTCTTTTACTAAGGACATTCCTTCATGCCAGATATTAAGTTTTCTAAAATTATGCTTGGCAGCCATAGTTTATTTATTTGATCTTATATCTTACGTCTTCGAGCGTAGCGGTCTTAAGTCTTTTTCAATTCCTCAACGGTTTATTCTTCTTGATCATATGCTCTAAACGCTCTAATGTTTTGCGCTCTCCCGTTAAGCTCAGAAAGGCTTCCCGTTCCAGATCGAGCAAATATTGTTCACTTACATAAGACGCTTCAGATAAATCACCTCCGGCCATTACATAAGCCAATTTGTTGGCGATTTTTTTATCGTGATCGCTTATATAATTTCCGGCATTCATCTGGTCTGTACCCACGAGGAAAGCACCCAATGCCTGTTTTCCAAGTACTTTGATATCTTTACGCTGTATGGGTTTTGTGTAGCCTTGTTCCGCTTCAAATTTTGCAATTTCCTTGGCAGTCGCGATCTGGCGGTTTTTATTGACCACTACGATATCCTTGCCCTGTTTCAGAATTCCCAGATCAAAGGCTTCATAAGCCGAAGTAGATACTTTTGCCATACCAATGGTTAGAAAATATTCGCGCAGACGGTTCAGTTCGACATCATCCTTTTGGTAGGTTTCCGAAGCTCTCAATGCCATTTCTTTAGAGCCGCCGCCGCCTGGAATAAGACCAACACCAAATTCTACCAAACCAATATAACTTTCTGCCGCTGCGACCACGCGATCTGCATGTAAGGTCATCTCACAACCACCGCCCAGGGTCATAGCGTGGGGAGCTACGACAGTGGGAATGGAGGAGTAGCGCAGGCGCATGGAAGTATCCTGGAAATATTTTACTGCCGCATTCAGCTCATCATATTCCTGCTCCACCGCCATCATGAATATCATCCCGATGTTTGCTCCCACAGAGAAATTTTTACCCTGATTGGCAATAACGAGTCCGGCGAAATCTTTTTCTGCAATATCAATAGCTTTGTTCAAACCGCCGAGAACATCCCCGCCTATGGAATTCATTTTAGAACGGAATTCCACATTGAGTATTCCATCTCCCAGATCTTCAACCACAACGCCGTTGTTTTTGAAAACCTCTTTACTTTGACGAATGTTATCAAGTATAATAAAGCCTTCCTGACCAGGTTTTTTGGAATATTTCTTCTTGTCAATATCGTAGAAGTAAGTATTCCCGTCTTTAACGGTATAAAAGGACTTGATGCCTGCGGAAAGCATTTCAGTTACCCAGGAAGCAACTTCGTAACCTTCGGCTTTTATAAGTTCTACACCTTTTTCTATACCTACCGCATCCCATATTTGAAATGGTCCATGGCCCCAGCCATAGCCAGCGCGCATGGCGTTATCTATTTTATAAAGCTCATCTGTAATTTCAGGAATTCGGTTTTGTACGTAAGCAAAAAGACCAGCGAAGTTTTTACGGAAAAATTCTCCTGCATTATCCTCACCGTTGATAAGTATAGGGAAACGATCTGCTACAAGATCAACACCTTTTGTTTTCTCCAAAGTGGCAAAAGAAGCCCGTTTTTCATCCCGATAATCCATTTTATCGAGGTCTAGGGTCAATATTTCGCTAGAACCGTCATCTTTCTTGATTTTTTTATAGAAACCCTGTCCGGTCTTGCTTCCCAGCCATTTGTTGTCGTTCATCGTGCTGATGTAGTCGGGAAGTTTAAAAAGCTCCCTGCGCTCATCATTGGGACAGTTCTCATAAATACCATTAGCCACGTGTACAAGCGTGTCAAGTCCCACAACATCAACTGTCCTGAAAGTAGCTGATTTTGGCCTGCCTATTAAAGAACCTGTAAGTTTATCAACCTCCTCGACGGTCATGCCCAACGCTTTCACGGTATGAAATAAGCTCATAATGCTAAAAGTACCGATACGATTACCGATAAAAGCCGGAGTATCTTTGGCTAAAACGGCTGTTTTACCAAGAAATTTCTCACCATAATTGGTCAGAAATTCAAGAACTTCTTGGTCGGTTTTAGGACCAGGGATAATTTCAAAAAGTTCCAGGTAGCGTGCAGGATTGAAAAAATGTGTTCCACAGAAATGTTTCTGAAAATCAGTACTACGACCCTCACTCATATATTGAATGGGTATTCCCGAAGTATTGGATGTTATTAAAGTACCTGGTGTACGGTGCTTGTCCAGGGTTTCAAATACCTGTTTTTTGATGTCAAGACGTTCAATGACCACTTCAATGATCCAATCTACATCTCTTACCTTGGCAATATCATCTGTTGTATTACCTGTAGTGATACGGTTTGCAAAATCTTTGTGATAAATAGGGGAGGGTTTCGATTTCAGGGCATTTTGAAGATGCTCATTAACCAAACGGTTGCGTACGTTTTTATCTTCTAAGGTTAATCCTTTTGCCTTTTCCTTATCAGTAAGTTCACGAGGAACTATGTCCAATAATAGAACTTCAACACCAATATTTGCAAAGTGGCAGGCTATACCACTTCCCATAATTCCAGAACCTATAACAGCTACTTTATTTATTCTTCTCTTGCTCATTATTTTGTAGTGGTTTCGTGTGGATTATATATTTTTTTATTCTGAATCAAATCATTAATGACGTGAATAACATCAAAAAAGTGATCGATTTTTTCACTTGAAATTTGTCCGCGTATGGCGTCGTTAAACTTTAAAACCCGATCCTTGCTAAATGCCCGGTTCTCCCGTCCAAAATCTGTCAGGAAAATCAAAACCCCCCTGCCATCTGCGGGATTCGGCCTGCGTTCTATGAGTCCGCGCTCTTCCATAGATTTTAAGGTTCGGGAAAGACTTGTGGCTTCCATGCCCATTCGTGGTCCCAGGGCCGTGGAAGGCGTACCTTCTTCAGGATCGATACTTAGCAGGGCAAAACCAGTCGCCATACTGCTATCCAATTGTGCTGCCTGCTCATTATACATTTTAATGACCGCTTGCCAGGTCGCCCGAAGGGCGTGATCTATAGTTATTTCTCTTTTCCTCATACGTTTGCGTAAATATAATAAAAATACTATGCACGCATAGTAAATCTATGTAAAATATTACTTAAAAAAATAAAACCCATAGATCTTTAGAACTACAGGCTTTCAATTGAGGGGGTTTCCAGAACTTTTAATTGCTTTTTTATCCTGGAGACATAATTGCTTATTTACTTTTCCCTGCAGAAGGGTGTTCATAGATTTTATTGTAAAGCTCTATATATTTCTCTTTTACAGCGCGGCGCTTTAGTTTCATGGTAGGCGTGAGGTGACCTTCATCTATGCTCCATTCATCAGGAGTCAATTCAAAACGTTTTACACGTTCCCATTTACCAAATTTTTCATTGTACGTGTCCACTTCTTGTTGTATACGCTTATTTACCTCCTCATTTTTAACCAAATCCTCCGGGGAATTACCAATATCTATTTTCTTTCTGCGTGCCCAGTCCGAAACGAAATCAAAACTTGGCTGGATAATAGCGGCAGGCATTTTCTCGCCTTCACCTACGACCATAATGTGTTCGATAAAACGCGACTGTTTAAGTGCATTTTCCAGCAATTGCGGAGATACATATTTGCCACCGCTGGTTTTGAACATTTCTTTTTTTCTGTCTGTAATCGTGAGGAAGCCTTCTGTATCCAACTCTCCAATATCCCCAGTATGAAAATAGCCATTCTCAATAACTTCATCGGTTTTATCCTGTTCTTTAAAATACCCCACCATTACCTGTGGGCCTTTGATCATGATCTCACCGTCTTCGGCAATTTTGACATCTGTTTCTGGAATGGGCCTGCCCACTGTACCAATTTTAAAGCCATTATTGCGCATATCGTTTACTGCTATAACAGGTGAGGTCTCACTCAATCCATAACCTTCCATAACCCCAATGCCAGCCGCGTTATAGATGCGCGCCAGGCGTGGTTGTAGTGCAGCACTCCCCGAAGCGATAACGTTCAGGTTTCCGCCCAGGGCTTCCTGCCATTTGCTAAAGATCAACTTCCGGGCAATACCTAGTTTTTGCTCGTACCACCAGCCGTTTTTTCCGTAGGGTTCGTATTCATTGCCCAATTCTACTGCCCAATAAAAAAGCTTTTTCTTAACGCCACTCAATTCGGCACCTTTTGCAATGATCTTATCATAAACTTTTTCAAGCAGACGTGGGACAGCGGTCATCACGTGGGGTTGAACTTCTTTTAAGTTTTCGCTTATGGTATCAATACTTTCAGCATAATAAATCGTAACCCCTGTATACTGATATAGATAAATCAGCATACGTTCATAAACGTGACACAGCGGCAAGAAACTCAGCGCCCGGTCTTTTCCTTTTCTAATAGGGAATCGGCTTTCGCTATTTATGGCGTTACTCACTATATTTTTATGGCTTAACAAAACCCCTTTAGGTTTTCCCGTAGTACCAGAAGTGTATATTAAAGTTGCAATATCATCTTCTGTTATGGCATCTTTTCTACGTTCCACTTCCTCCTGGTCTGCAATATTATCACCCATGGATAATACTTCGTTCCAGTGTTTGCAATCATCTATTTTCTCAAAGCTATAAACCTCTTTGAGGGCTGGTACATTCTCTTTTATTTTAAGGACTTTTTCCAGCACTTCATCATCAGAGATAAAACAATAGGTAGCTCCACTATGATTGAGTACATATTCATATTCCTCTTCGGAAATGGTAGGGTAGATGGGCACATTCTGAGCGCCCGTCTGCATTATGCCAATATCCATTATATTCCACTCTGTTCTGTTTGTGGAAGAAATAACCGCAACCTTCTCGTTAGGCTGTACGCCAAGTTTTAACAGTCCGCGGCTCATACGGTTTGCCTGATCTATATATTCCTGACTGGATATAGCTTTCCATTGCCCATTATATTTGGTAACCAAAGCTTTCTCAAGATTGTATTTTTCAAGCTGATAATGAGGAAAATCAAAGAGACGTTTAATATCCATAGGGGTAATTTAATGATAATTCTATTGCAAAATAGTCAATTTTAGCGCTATATTTTAACGTTTCATAAAAAATTACAACGTTGTAAAAAGAATGCATTCAGTTAGCGCTGCTCAGTTGGTATTTGTCAATTTACCTCTGTTATCCTGAATAAAATAAATAATTCATCTAATTGTAAATAAAATAGGAGTAATGCTCTTTTATAAAAAATGAATTAATATTATAAATCTTTTCTAAATAGTTGTAATACTTAAATACAGAATGGAACATTCCTGTAAAGAGAACAGTTTTGCTATTTTAAAAAATACCTTTGTGCGGATTTAAATACTTTAATTTGAACACAATTCTAAATAGAATTCGCTTAAAACTAGACAAATTTGTACTGGCGATCATAATTATTATCGCCATCGCTTATATGTTCCCGCAATGGGGCGCTGAAGAAAGTCCAATACCTATTGATACAATAAGTACCATAGGTATAGGGCTTATATTCTTTTTTTATGGAGTAAAATTAAGTCCGTCAAAATTGAAAGCCGGCCTGTCCAACTGGAAATTGCACGTGCTCATACAAGCCACGACATTCCTGGTTTTTCCTATTGTGATTTTGCTTTTCAGACCGTTGATTCAAAATGAGGAGCAGGAATTATTCTGGCTCGCTTTCTTCTTTCTTGCGGCATTACCGTCTACGGTAAGTTCATCTGTGGTGATGGTTTCCATTGCAAAAGGAAATATCCCTGCGGCAATTTTTAATGCGAGTATTTCCGGAATCATAGGTATATTGATTACACCGTTGTGGCTGGGTTTATTTGTTCAAAGTTCACAAACGGATTTTGACTTTACGGAAATCTACCTCAAACTTATCCTACAGATCATCGTTCCTGTGGTTATAGGCATGGGGTTACAGCGTTTTTTGGCGCAATTTGTACAAAAGCACAACAGCAAACTTACGCTGTTTGATAAAAGCATAATTTTATTGATTATCTATAAAAGCTTTGCGGAATCCTTTTCTAAAAATCTCTTCAGTTCGGTCTCAATTTTAGATCTATTGACGCTGTTTATTGGTGTTTTGGGCCTATTTGGGCTTATTTTCTTATTCACTGCATTTATTGCCAATAGGCTGAATTTCTCCACAGAAGACCGAATTACCGCGCAGTTTTGCGGTACAAAAAAGTCCCTGGTACATGGTACGGTTTTTTCAAAAATCCTCTTTGGGAATATGGCTTCGCTGGGATTGATCTTGTTACCGCTTATGCTCTTTCACGCCTCCCAGATATTGATTATCAGTGTAGTGGCATCGCGGTATCAGAAGAGGAAAGTATAAACTCAAATCATAATCAGAATAAGACCCCATTACTCTAATAATGTTCAAATTTAAGGGCCTTTTTTGAGAAATTACATAATATTAAGCATTATCTTCTAAATGATCGTTCTAGACCAAAAAATGCCTTATTTAGTAGGTAATTCAGAAGATTATTTATTCAAAAACTACGGGTCTTACCATTCACATTAGATATTTGCCTTTTTGATTTGGCAACCTTTCAATAAAATAATAATTATTTCCAGAAAGATCGTACAAGCCATTGTCAATAGTTAAGAATTTTCGCCTGTCTTTTATTATATTCAGTGTCTTCAGACAATTTTTATCAATAAGTGTATCATTTTTTTCATCGTAAGTAAAAGAAGGTCCATTAGCGTGAAAATCATCTTCGTTTTCTGGCACCCATATTTTTCCCTTTTTAACAGGCGTTTTATGTAATTCTTTAATACGATTCTCATCTACAATTAAGTAGCCATTATAAGAATTTTTTCCTGTAGCTAATTGTTTCTGTATTAAAGAATCTGTAGGATTAATTAAAAAATATATATTTCCGTTTGACTGTGCCACTAGCTTAGATCCAAGCAGCACCATTATAAATATCAAGAATAAAAAACAATTCTTATTGACAATTTTTGTTTCCATTTGCCTCTAAATAAATAGTTTAATTAATATGAAAATCGTAAAATATTAGAGTTTGAAGTTTCTGGTTAAACAGATTTTTCTGTTTTTATTACTTAATTCTAGTATAAAAGTATTTTAGCTTAAAGTAATTACCTGGCGAGCTAAAATTTTCCACTCGTCATTAATTTTTTCAAAAAGAAAAATTGAACTTTCCCCACTAATTTTACCAGAACCAATACTTACAATCACCACGGCCCTAGTATTTTTTTTATTAAATATTACTTTAGATATACTAACTAAAAAATCAAAATTTCCCCAAGTTTCGGTCTGGGTTAATTCATTATTTTCCGGTGCTTTAATTAAAGAGATGTTATTTTTAGACTTGATTTTAGAAGTATTTATTGGAGCTTCAATCTTTGTAGAAAGTAAACTATCTAGGAGTACCTGGTAATTTTTTTTGTATTCATTCTCTAATGATATTTGCTTGTAACCAATTTTAAACTCTGGCTCAATGGCAACAACTATATTTTCACCTTTAAAACTGATTGCGGAATACTGCTCAATAATCGAATCTCGAAAATCTGCACTTTCCTGATATGAGGCATCTATAGGCGGAGGAGGTGGTGTCGGTATGTCTAAAATATTTATGA
This portion of the Flavimarina sp. Hel_I_48 genome encodes:
- a CDS encoding acyl-CoA dehydrogenase family protein, whose protein sequence is METLDKKDILRGGQFLVKETACEDVFTPEDFNEEQQMMKESVQEFVDREIVPHKERFEHKDYALTEEVMRKAGELGFLGVSVPEEYDGLGMGFVSTMLVCDYISGATGSIATAFGAHTGIGTMPITLYGNEEQKKKYVPKLATGEWFGAYALTEPGAGSDANSGKTKAVVSEDGKSYKINGQKMWISNAGFCNLFIVFTRIEDDKNITGFIVENDKNNGISMGEEEKKLGIHASSTRQVFFNDTVVPVENMLAGRGEGFKIAMNALNIGRIKLAAACLDAQRRVTTYGVKYANERIQFKTPIAQFGAIKLKLAEMATAAYAGESASYRAAKNIEDRIHLRMQDGNSHQEAELKGVEEYAIECSILKVACSEDIQHCADEGIQIFGGMGFSADAPMESAWRDARIPRIYEGTNEINRMLAVGMLVKKAMKGHVDLLKPAMAVGEELTSIPSFDTPDFSETLSEEKAMVAKLKKVFLMVAGSAIQKFGPDLEQHQQLLLAASDILIEVYMAESTILRAEKNAKRNGAGSQKEQIAMAQLYLYHAVDIINQKAKEGIVSFAEGDEQRMMLMGLKRFTKYQNQPNVVALRTLIADKVIAENKYPF
- a CDS encoding four helix bundle protein, with the protein product MSRYAISIPSNIAEGSAHSNKSFKVFLNYSLGSSFELGTQLLIAAHKEYINTEQLKKIESLIAEWQKMTMGFQNKLSN
- a CDS encoding acetyl-CoA C-acyltransferase — its product is MKTAYIVKAYRTAVGKAPRGLFRFKRPDELAAETIEYLLKDIPQLDKKRIDDVMVGNAMPEAEQGLNMGRLISLMGLKIEDVPGVTVNRYCASGIETIAMASAKIQAGMAECIIAGGAESMSYIPMGGYKPVPDYKLAKEGHEDYYWNMGLTAEAVAKQFHVSREDQDEFAYNSHQKALKAQAENRFQDQIVPIEVHETFVNGAGKKETRTYTVNKDEGPRKDTSLEVLGKLRPVFAEGGTVTAGNSSQMSDGAAFTLIMSEKMMKELNLEPIARLVNFAPVGVEPRIMGIGPVKAIPKALKQADVKLQDIELFELNEAFASQSLAVIREAGLNSDIVNVNGGAIALGHPLGCTGGKLSVQLFDEMRKRNMQGKYGMVTMCVGTGQGAAGVYEFLT
- a CDS encoding four helix bundle protein; the encoded protein is MAAKHNFRKLNIWHEGMSLVKETYIITKSFPKSETYSLISQIQRLPVSVPSNIAEGTSKNTNKHFCVFLKPL
- a CDS encoding 3-hydroxyacyl-CoA dehydrogenase/enoyl-CoA hydratase family protein — its product is MSKRRINKVAVIGSGIMGSGIACHFANIGVEVLLLDIVPRELTDKEKAKGLTLEDKNVRNRLVNEHLQNALKSKPSPIYHKDFANRITTGNTTDDIAKVRDVDWIIEVVIERLDIKKQVFETLDKHRTPGTLITSNTSGIPIQYMSEGRSTDFQKHFCGTHFFNPARYLELFEIIPGPKTDQEVLEFLTNYGEKFLGKTAVLAKDTPAFIGNRIGTFSIMSLFHTVKALGMTVEEVDKLTGSLIGRPKSATFRTVDVVGLDTLVHVANGIYENCPNDERRELFKLPDYISTMNDNKWLGSKTGQGFYKKIKKDDGSSEILTLDLDKMDYRDEKRASFATLEKTKGVDLVADRFPILINGEDNAGEFFRKNFAGLFAYVQNRIPEITDELYKIDNAMRAGYGWGHGPFQIWDAVGIEKGVELIKAEGYEVASWVTEMLSAGIKSFYTVKDGNTYFYDIDKKKYSKKPGQEGFIILDNIRQSKEVFKNNGVVVEDLGDGILNVEFRSKMNSIGGDVLGGLNKAIDIAEKDFAGLVIANQGKNFSVGANIGMIFMMAVEQEYDELNAAVKYFQDTSMRLRYSSIPTVVAPHAMTLGGGCEMTLHADRVVAAAESYIGLVEFGVGLIPGGGGSKEMALRASETYQKDDVELNRLREYFLTIGMAKVSTSAYEAFDLGILKQGKDIVVVNKNRQIATAKEIAKFEAEQGYTKPIQRKDIKVLGKQALGAFLVGTDQMNAGNYISDHDKKIANKLAYVMAGGDLSEASYVSEQYLLDLEREAFLSLTGERKTLERLEHMIKKNKPLRN
- a CDS encoding MarR family winged helix-turn-helix transcriptional regulator; the protein is MRKREITIDHALRATWQAVIKMYNEQAAQLDSSMATGFALLSIDPEEGTPSTALGPRMGMEATSLSRTLKSMEERGLIERRPNPADGRGVLIFLTDFGRENRAFSKDRVLKFNDAIRGQISSEKIDHFFDVIHVINDLIQNKKIYNPHETTTK
- a CDS encoding AMP-dependent synthetase/ligase, which translates into the protein MDIKRLFDFPHYQLEKYNLEKALVTKYNGQWKAISSQEYIDQANRMSRGLLKLGVQPNEKVAVISSTNRTEWNIMDIGIMQTGAQNVPIYPTISEEEYEYVLNHSGATYCFISDDEVLEKVLKIKENVPALKEVYSFEKIDDCKHWNEVLSMGDNIADQEEVERRKDAITEDDIATLIYTSGTTGKPKGVLLSHKNIVSNAINSESRFPIRKGKDRALSFLPLCHVYERMLIYLYQYTGVTIYYAESIDTISENLKEVQPHVMTAVPRLLEKVYDKIIAKGAELSGVKKKLFYWAVELGNEYEPYGKNGWWYEQKLGIARKLIFSKWQEALGGNLNVIASGSAALQPRLARIYNAAGIGVMEGYGLSETSPVIAVNDMRNNGFKIGTVGRPIPETDVKIAEDGEIMIKGPQVMVGYFKEQDKTDEVIENGYFHTGDIGELDTEGFLTITDRKKEMFKTSGGKYVSPQLLENALKQSRFIEHIMVVGEGEKMPAAIIQPSFDFVSDWARRKKIDIGNSPEDLVKNEEVNKRIQQEVDTYNEKFGKWERVKRFELTPDEWSIDEGHLTPTMKLKRRAVKEKYIELYNKIYEHPSAGKSK
- a CDS encoding bile acid:sodium symporter family protein encodes the protein MLNRIRLKLDKFVLAIIIIIAIAYMFPQWGAEESPIPIDTISTIGIGLIFFFYGVKLSPSKLKAGLSNWKLHVLIQATTFLVFPIVILLFRPLIQNEEQELFWLAFFFLAALPSTVSSSVVMVSIAKGNIPAAIFNASISGIIGILITPLWLGLFVQSSQTDFDFTEIYLKLILQIIVPVVIGMGLQRFLAQFVQKHNSKLTLFDKSIILLIIYKSFAESFSKNLFSSVSILDLLTLFIGVLGLFGLIFLFTAFIANRLNFSTEDRITAQFCGTKKSLVHGTVFSKILFGNMASLGLILLPLMLFHASQILIISVVASRYQKRKV